TAAGAGTTACAGTTTTAGCAGAAAACAGTGTTGTAGTCCCTTTTGATGCTATAGGAGAGCATGGATTTGCAGCATACATAGAGACACCAGATTTTAGCTTTTTATTTGATACAGGACAGGGAAAAGCGCTTATAAATAACGCTTTAGCGCTTAACAAAGATTTAAGTAAAATCAAGTTTTTATACATATCCCACGGACATTACGACCATACAGGCGGCATGGTTGACCTTTTAAAAATTAAATCTCCACTTAAGGTTTATACACACAAAGATGCATTTACAAAAAGATACTGGTTTAAGGGTGGAGTAAAGAAATACATTGGCATACCTTTTGATAAGGCATACCTTGAAAGCTTAGGAGCTGAATTTGTTTACGAAAAGGAGTTCAGAGAGATAGAAAAGGGTATATACTCATCTGGAGAAGTGCCAAGAAAGAACGATTTTGAAAAGATTGATGCAGAGATGAAGGTATTAAATGAAAACGGAGAGCTTGTGCAAGACAATATATGGGACGATTTTTCACTTGCAATAGACACATCAAAAGGTTTGGTTGTAATTTTAGGGTGTGCTCATGCCGGAATAGTTAACATCCTAAACCACTTTATAGAAAAAACCGGCAGAAAAGAGATATATGCAGTAATTGGCGGCACACATCTTGGATTTGCAAACGACGAACAGATAAACAGAACACTTGAAGTTATAGACAAATACAACATTCAAAAACTGGGTGCTTCACACTGCACAGGGTTGGTTGTTGGAGCAAAGCTTTACAATAAACTCAAGGATAGATTCT
This genomic stretch from Hippea alviniae EP5-r harbors:
- a CDS encoding MBL fold metallo-hydrolase, with product MELRVTVLAENSVVVPFDAIGEHGFAAYIETPDFSFLFDTGQGKALINNALALNKDLSKIKFLYISHGHYDHTGGMVDLLKIKSPLKVYTHKDAFTKRYWFKGGVKKYIGIPFDKAYLESLGAEFVYEKEFREIEKGIYSSGEVPRKNDFEKIDAEMKVLNENGELVQDNIWDDFSLAIDTSKGLVVILGCAHAGIVNILNHFIEKTGRKEIYAVIGGTHLGFANDEQINRTLEVIDKYNIQKLGASHCTGLVVGAKLYNKLKDRFFFAGVGSVLEI